One part of the Macrobrachium rosenbergii isolate ZJJX-2024 chromosome 3, ASM4041242v1, whole genome shotgun sequence genome encodes these proteins:
- the LOC136851003 gene encoding uncharacterized protein yields MGQESLSQPNSNHPQGIAPLDHSSGMPNHQSLPVPLVSSEQCHTPSVSDAEPPPEMDPVPDPDHETDPPPGDLGPITALILATCEPPAPDTSSSPNPSPEDEPLVDQTDRPSLGDQELASPEAEVETTLALVVATARVGSPPVASEVTTDFEPTSHSGLSPESVPSSPPRTDVDRPWRSPKKKMKGRKRAK; encoded by the coding sequence atGGGACAGGAATcactgtctcagcccaactccaACCATCCACaaggtattgcacctctggaccactcatcaggcatgcctaaccatcaatctctgccagtgccactcgtgagctctgagcagtgccacactccgtcTGTCTCAGACGCTGAGCCACCACCAGAAAtggaccctgtgccagatccagacCATGAGacggatcctcctccgggagatctAGGACCCATCACAGCACTGATCttagcaacctgtgagcctccagcacctgacacttcttcctcaccaaatccgtccccagaggatgaacccctagTGGATCAAACTGATagaccttctctgggagaccaggaactggcctccccggAAGCAGAGGTTGAGACCACTCTTGCTCTGGTTGTTGCAAcagccagagtagggagccctcctgtagcctctgaggttaccacTGACTTTGAGCCCACTAGCcattctggcctttccccagagtcagtgccctcatcacctcctaggactgacgtagataggccttggaggagcccgaagaagaagatgaaaggacggaagagagccaagtag